One part of the Micrococcus sp. 2A genome encodes these proteins:
- a CDS encoding septum formation initiator family protein, with amino-acid sequence MSPRRPRVPRVDPALAPQDPDAAAPRATPDPTPAAEPTRQARPEPVTLQVVTTGPAEEEEDAEESAPSSSAPATADEAPPRAPRRAAQAGAVSQAARRRAPLPEPVPARQITGRSLLVVAALLVAAVLVAPTLRVFLNQQLEISATRADIAERKEEQARYEERIRRWDDPAYVAQQARDRLDLVMPGETLYTVSGLPEEGAAPAEDEDQPAPTDAVNARLPWAEGLWDSVVRSATQ; translated from the coding sequence ATGAGCCCTCGCCGCCCCCGCGTTCCCCGGGTGGACCCCGCGCTCGCGCCGCAGGATCCCGATGCCGCCGCACCCCGCGCGACGCCGGATCCGACCCCGGCCGCCGAGCCCACTCGGCAGGCCCGCCCCGAGCCGGTCACGCTGCAGGTGGTGACCACCGGGCCCGCGGAGGAAGAGGAGGACGCCGAGGAGTCGGCGCCGTCCTCATCAGCCCCGGCCACGGCGGACGAGGCACCGCCGCGGGCACCGCGTCGCGCGGCGCAGGCCGGTGCGGTCAGCCAGGCCGCCCGTCGTCGTGCTCCGCTGCCCGAGCCGGTCCCCGCCCGCCAGATCACGGGCCGCTCCCTCCTCGTGGTGGCCGCGCTCCTCGTGGCCGCCGTGCTGGTGGCCCCCACCCTGCGCGTGTTCCTGAACCAGCAGCTGGAGATCTCCGCCACGCGAGCGGACATCGCCGAGCGCAAGGAGGAGCAGGCCCGGTACGAGGAGCGCATCCGCCGGTGGGACGACCCCGCCTACGTGGCGCAGCAGGCCCGGGACCGCCTGGACCTCGTGATGCCGGGAGAGACCCTCTACACCGTCTCCGGCCTGCCCGAGGAGGGCGCCGCGCCGGCGGAGGACGAGGATCAGCCCGCTCCCACCGACGCCGTGAACGCCCGCCTGCCGTGGGCCGAGGGCCTGTGGGACTCGGTGGTCCGCTCCGCCACGCAGTGA
- a CDS encoding adenosine deaminase, with the protein MNTATQTPDSAAPSPLQIDLAALPKVCLHDHLDGGLRVATVLELAREAGTDVPAENEDALAAWIASHANGESLEKYLEVFALTTSVMQTREQLRRVAREFVEDLVEDGVVYAEIRWAPEQHLTAGLSLDEAVEAVQAGLEEAVDAADEAGHLIRVGQLLTAMRHADRAQEIAELAVRHREKGVVGFDIAGAEAGFPPSRFAETFTWLAEQHLPVTVHAGEGDGLASVQDALVHGRALRLGHGVRIADDISVEYGAVDEDGERLPEDTGIVDLGPTAAWVRDRQIALEVCPSSNLQTGAVAAAEGIVGHPIDLLMQLGFRVTVNTDNRLVSDVSLTDELYLLAETFEYSLAQLLDLQLNAAEAAFLPVDEREDLAEILVAGWGEAISGGASDAALEEFASDDDAEDA; encoded by the coding sequence GTGAACACCGCCACGCAGACCCCGGACTCCGCCGCCCCCTCGCCCCTGCAGATCGACCTGGCCGCGTTGCCCAAGGTCTGCCTGCACGACCACCTCGACGGCGGCCTGCGCGTGGCCACCGTGCTCGAGCTCGCCCGCGAGGCGGGCACGGACGTCCCGGCCGAGAACGAGGACGCCCTCGCCGCGTGGATCGCCTCCCACGCCAACGGGGAGTCCCTCGAGAAGTACCTCGAGGTGTTCGCCCTGACCACGTCCGTGATGCAGACCCGCGAGCAGCTGCGCCGCGTGGCCCGCGAGTTCGTGGAGGACCTCGTGGAGGACGGCGTGGTCTACGCGGAGATCCGCTGGGCCCCGGAGCAGCATCTGACCGCCGGCCTGAGCCTGGACGAGGCCGTCGAGGCCGTGCAGGCGGGCCTCGAGGAGGCCGTGGACGCCGCCGACGAGGCCGGCCACCTGATCCGCGTGGGCCAGCTCCTCACGGCCATGCGCCACGCCGACCGCGCCCAGGAGATCGCCGAGCTCGCCGTCCGCCACCGCGAGAAGGGCGTGGTGGGCTTCGACATCGCCGGCGCCGAGGCCGGCTTCCCGCCCTCCCGCTTCGCCGAGACCTTCACCTGGCTCGCCGAGCAGCACCTGCCCGTCACGGTGCACGCCGGCGAGGGCGACGGACTGGCCTCCGTCCAGGACGCGCTCGTGCACGGCCGCGCCCTGCGCCTGGGCCACGGCGTGCGGATCGCCGACGACATCTCGGTGGAGTACGGCGCCGTGGACGAGGACGGCGAGCGCCTGCCCGAGGACACCGGGATCGTGGACCTCGGCCCCACGGCCGCGTGGGTGCGCGACCGCCAGATCGCCCTCGAGGTCTGCCCCTCCTCGAACCTGCAGACCGGGGCGGTCGCCGCCGCCGAGGGCATCGTGGGCCACCCGATCGACCTGCTCATGCAGCTCGGCTTCCGCGTCACCGTGAACACGGACAACCGCCTGGTCTCGGACGTCTCCCTCACGGACGAGCTGTACCTGCTGGCCGAGACCTTCGAGTACTCCCTGGCCCAGCTGCTGGACCTGCAGCTCAACGCCGCCGAGGCCGCCTTCCTGCCTGTGGACGAGCGGGAGGACCTCGCCGAGATCCTCGTGGCCGGCTGGGGCGAGGCCATCTCCGGCGGCGCCTCCGACGCCGCGCTCGAGGAGTTCGCGTCGGACGACGACGCCGAGGACGCCTGA
- a CDS encoding DedA family protein: MLAWLEDTIREAAAQWWVLPLTAALCLLDGVVPVFPSESVIVALASIVHDGHPFSLGALWAAGFLGAFLGDLAAYLIGRSVGVERWRWMRTARIQASVAVARHHLTDHGALMLFTARFIPGGRVAVNLTAGAVRYPFWRFGLLDVFSTMAWSAYSILIARLTAGWLHNAVLQILLSVAVAGAVGLLVDRAVKAVLRRRLARDAGGLTPQEHEALG, encoded by the coding sequence GTGCTGGCCTGGCTCGAGGACACCATCCGGGAGGCGGCGGCGCAGTGGTGGGTCCTCCCGCTCACCGCGGCGCTGTGCCTGCTGGACGGCGTCGTGCCGGTCTTCCCCTCCGAGTCCGTGATCGTGGCCCTCGCCTCGATCGTGCATGACGGCCATCCGTTCTCCCTCGGGGCCCTCTGGGCGGCCGGCTTCCTCGGGGCGTTCCTCGGGGACCTCGCCGCCTACCTGATCGGGCGCTCGGTCGGGGTGGAGCGCTGGCGCTGGATGCGCACCGCGCGGATCCAGGCGAGCGTGGCCGTCGCGCGTCATCACCTCACGGACCACGGGGCGCTCATGCTCTTCACCGCCCGGTTCATCCCGGGCGGCAGGGTGGCCGTGAACCTCACCGCGGGGGCGGTCCGGTACCCGTTCTGGCGGTTCGGCCTGTTGGACGTGTTCTCCACCATGGCGTGGTCCGCGTACTCCATCCTGATCGCGCGTCTGACGGCCGGCTGGCTGCACAACGCGGTGCTGCAGATCCTGCTCTCCGTGGCGGTCGCCGGGGCCGTGGGACTCCTGGTGGACCGGGCCGTGAAGGCCGTGCTGCGCCGCCGCCTCGCGCGGGATGCCGGGGGCCTCACCCCGCAGGAGCACGAGGCCCTGGGCTGA
- the eno gene encoding phosphopyruvate hydratase, with translation MALIDAIHAREILDSRGNPTVEVEVLLTDGSLGRAAVPSGASTGEFEAVERRDGDKDRYLGKGVRDAVAAVGELAEELEGEFAADQRAVDRLMLDMDGTENKGKLGANAVLGVSMAVAVAAAQSADLPLYKYLGGPNAHVLPVPMMNILNGGAHADSNVDIQEFMIAPIGAPSFAEALRWGAEVYHELKKVLQEKGLSTGLGDEGGFAPSLESNRAALDLIGEAVGRAGYTLGTDIALALDVASSEFFENGSYTFEGQQRSAEDMAAYYGELVDNYPIVSIEDPLDEDDWEGWKHLTEQLGERVQLVGDDLFVTNVERLQRGIDERSANALLVKVNQIGSLTETFDAIALAQRHMFRCMISHRSGETEDTFIADLAVATNAGQIKTGAPARSDRVAKYNQLLRIEEDLGDAAVYAGRSAFPRHQG, from the coding sequence ATGGCCCTGATCGACGCCATCCACGCCCGCGAGATCCTCGACTCCCGCGGCAACCCCACCGTCGAGGTGGAGGTGCTGCTCACCGACGGCTCCCTCGGCCGCGCCGCCGTCCCCTCGGGCGCCTCGACGGGCGAGTTCGAGGCCGTCGAGCGCCGCGACGGGGACAAGGACCGCTACCTCGGCAAGGGCGTCCGGGACGCCGTCGCCGCCGTGGGCGAGCTCGCGGAGGAGCTCGAGGGCGAGTTCGCGGCGGACCAGCGCGCCGTGGACCGCCTCATGCTGGACATGGACGGCACGGAGAACAAGGGCAAGCTCGGCGCCAACGCGGTGCTCGGCGTCTCCATGGCCGTGGCCGTGGCCGCCGCGCAGTCCGCGGACCTGCCCCTCTACAAGTACCTGGGCGGCCCGAACGCCCACGTGCTGCCCGTGCCCATGATGAACATCCTCAACGGCGGCGCCCACGCGGACTCCAACGTGGACATCCAGGAGTTCATGATCGCCCCGATCGGTGCGCCCTCCTTCGCGGAGGCCCTGCGCTGGGGCGCCGAGGTCTACCACGAGCTCAAGAAGGTGCTCCAGGAGAAGGGACTGTCCACCGGCCTGGGCGACGAGGGCGGCTTCGCCCCCTCGCTGGAGTCCAACCGCGCCGCCCTGGACCTGATCGGCGAGGCCGTGGGCCGCGCCGGCTACACCCTCGGCACGGACATCGCCCTCGCGCTGGACGTGGCCTCCTCCGAGTTCTTCGAGAACGGCTCCTACACCTTCGAGGGCCAGCAGCGCTCCGCGGAGGACATGGCCGCCTACTACGGCGAGCTCGTGGACAACTACCCGATCGTCTCCATCGAGGACCCGCTCGACGAGGACGACTGGGAGGGCTGGAAGCACCTCACCGAGCAGCTCGGCGAGCGCGTGCAGCTCGTGGGCGACGACCTCTTCGTCACCAACGTGGAGCGCCTCCAGCGCGGCATCGACGAGCGCTCGGCCAACGCCCTGCTGGTGAAGGTGAACCAGATCGGCTCGCTCACCGAGACCTTCGACGCGATCGCCCTGGCTCAGCGCCACATGTTCCGCTGCATGATCTCGCACCGCTCGGGCGAGACCGAGGACACCTTCATCGCGGACCTCGCCGTGGCCACCAACGCCGGCCAGATCAAGACCGGCGCCCCGGCCCGCTCGGACCGCGTGGCCAAGTACAACCAGCTGCTGCGCATCGAGGAGGACCTGGGCGACGCCGCCGTGTACGCCGGCCGCTCCGCGTTCCCGCGCCACCAGGGCTGA
- a CDS encoding MazG nucleotide pyrophosphohydrolase domain-containing protein: MSAAVDRLVGVVEALRDHCPWTAALTHADLTEHLVEEAYEAVAEIESRDAESWADTAARRADGSYAALAGEMGDVLFQVVLHAAVSRAPGAPTAAAGFRLDDAADALAAKMIRRNPLVLTPEGGLRSAEERAAVTPEAVELAWERVKAAERAAAARAASSLRDDGESGAGASSAGDAAVSFGDIPDRLPALAAAAMIADRAARQPEDPLRRHAPLAPAEHAGADVADVAGWADEAELGRELFALVRRARAAGLDPERALRALTVRVRAGEWDALSAAPDAG; the protein is encoded by the coding sequence ATGAGTGCGGCGGTCGACCGTCTGGTCGGGGTGGTCGAGGCGCTGCGCGACCACTGCCCCTGGACGGCCGCGCTCACCCACGCCGACCTCACGGAGCACCTCGTGGAGGAGGCGTACGAGGCGGTCGCCGAGATCGAGTCCCGCGACGCCGAGTCCTGGGCGGACACGGCGGCGCGGCGCGCGGACGGCTCCTACGCGGCGCTGGCCGGGGAGATGGGCGACGTCCTCTTCCAGGTGGTCCTGCACGCGGCGGTCTCGCGTGCGCCGGGGGCGCCGACGGCGGCGGCCGGCTTCCGCCTCGACGACGCCGCGGACGCGCTCGCGGCCAAGATGATCCGCCGCAACCCCCTCGTGCTCACCCCCGAGGGCGGCCTGCGTTCGGCCGAGGAGCGGGCCGCCGTGACGCCCGAGGCCGTCGAGCTGGCGTGGGAGCGGGTCAAGGCCGCCGAGCGCGCCGCTGCCGCCCGCGCCGCCTCGAGCCTCCGCGACGACGGGGAGAGCGGTGCGGGCGCGAGCAGTGCCGGCGACGCCGCCGTCTCCTTCGGCGACATCCCCGACCGGCTCCCCGCGCTGGCTGCCGCCGCGATGATCGCCGACCGTGCCGCCCGGCAGCCCGAGGACCCGCTCCGGAGGCACGCGCCGCTCGCCCCGGCCGAGCACGCGGGCGCCGACGTCGCCGACGTCGCTGGCTGGGCGGACGAGGCCGAGCTCGGCCGCGAGCTGTTCGCCCTGGTGCGTCGTGCCCGCGCCGCCGGCCTGGACCCCGAGCGGGCCCTGCGCGCCCTCACCGTCCGCGTGCGCGCGGGGGAGTGGGACGCGCTCAGCGCCGCCCCCGACGCCGGCTGA